A window from Pseudomonas alloputida encodes these proteins:
- a CDS encoding type I secretion system permease/ATPase — MPKPPRTRSELADVLFHLRRSFYALAAFSGVINVMMLTPAIYMLQVYDRALVSRNVTTLGMLTLLVVGLFLLMSALEMVRTRVLIRVGNGLDMSLNRRIFSAAFERNLSRAGGNPAQALQDLAQVRQFLTGNGLFAFFDAPWTPIYLLVCYLIHPWLGLVTTIGSLILVGLAYLTEKATQKPLAEANQAAMSSASYANNNLRNAEVIEAMGMLPSIGKRWYQGHLRILQMQTLASDRAALISSIGRFVRITLQSLILGTGALLAIEGTITPGMMIACSILTGRALGPVEQVIAAWKQLLGCRLAWGRLNDLLQDYPQRPPSMSLQRPMGMLAVENVIAGAPGSSTSIVRGVSFSLAPGDSLGVIGPSASGKSTLARLLVGVWPAQAGKVRLDGADIFTWNKAELGPWLGYLPQDVELFEGTIAENIARFAEVDSDAVIRAARSSGVHDMILRFPQGYDTRLAADGSPLSGGQKQRIALARALYGEPNLVVLDEPNANLDDVGEKALVDALAELKARGATVVLISHRPNVLCAVDQILMLRDGGVHMLGSRDEVFAALRKAAVIPATAAAPLASVKVRE; from the coding sequence ATGCCTAAGCCACCACGCACCCGCTCCGAACTGGCCGACGTGCTGTTTCACTTGCGCCGCAGCTTCTACGCCCTAGCCGCCTTCAGCGGCGTGATAAACGTCATGATGTTGACGCCAGCCATTTATATGTTGCAGGTGTATGACCGCGCCCTGGTCAGCCGCAACGTCACCACCTTAGGCATGCTCACCTTGCTGGTGGTCGGCCTGTTCCTGCTGATGTCGGCGCTGGAGATGGTTCGCACCCGGGTGTTGATAAGGGTGGGCAACGGCCTGGACATGAGCCTGAACCGGCGCATCTTCAGCGCTGCCTTCGAACGCAACCTCAGCCGTGCCGGCGGTAACCCGGCCCAGGCCCTGCAGGACTTGGCGCAGGTACGGCAGTTTCTCACCGGTAACGGCCTGTTCGCGTTCTTCGACGCCCCCTGGACACCGATCTACCTGCTGGTTTGCTACCTGATCCACCCGTGGCTCGGGCTGGTCACCACGATTGGCTCGCTGATCCTCGTCGGCCTGGCCTACCTCACTGAAAAGGCCACGCAAAAACCCTTGGCCGAAGCCAACCAGGCAGCCATGTCGTCGGCCAGTTACGCCAACAACAACCTGCGCAACGCCGAAGTGATCGAAGCCATGGGCATGCTGCCGTCAATCGGCAAGCGCTGGTATCAGGGCCACTTGCGTATCCTGCAGATGCAGACCCTGGCCTCCGACCGCGCGGCGCTGATCAGCAGCATCGGGCGCTTCGTGCGCATCACCCTGCAGTCGCTGATCCTCGGCACCGGCGCGCTGCTGGCGATAGAGGGCACGATCACCCCCGGCATGATGATCGCCTGCTCGATCCTTACCGGCCGAGCCCTAGGCCCGGTGGAACAGGTGATTGCTGCGTGGAAGCAACTGCTGGGCTGCCGCCTGGCCTGGGGCAGACTCAATGACCTGCTGCAGGACTACCCGCAACGGCCACCGAGCATGTCGCTGCAGCGGCCAATGGGCATGCTGGCCGTGGAGAACGTGATCGCCGGCGCCCCAGGCAGCAGCACCAGCATCGTACGCGGGGTGAGCTTCAGCCTGGCCCCGGGTGACAGCCTGGGTGTCATCGGCCCCTCGGCCTCGGGCAAGTCTACCCTCGCCCGCCTGTTGGTAGGCGTGTGGCCGGCCCAGGCCGGCAAGGTGCGCCTGGACGGCGCCGATATCTTCACCTGGAACAAGGCCGAACTGGGCCCGTGGCTGGGCTACCTGCCGCAGGACGTGGAGCTGTTCGAAGGCACCATCGCCGAAAACATCGCCCGCTTTGCCGAGGTGGACAGCGACGCGGTGATCCGTGCCGCCCGCAGCAGCGGTGTACACGACATGATCCTGCGCTTCCCGCAGGGTTACGACACCCGCCTGGCCGCCGATGGCAGCCCATTGTCTGGCGGCCAGAAGCAACGCATCGCGCTGGCCCGCGCCCTGTATGGCGAGCCCAACCTGGTGGTGCTGGACGAACCCAACGCCAACCTCGATGACGTGGGTGAAAAAGCCTTGGTCGATGCCCTTGCCGAGCTCAAGGCACGCGGCGCCACGGTGGTGCTGATTTCCCACCGGCCCAATGTGCTGTGCGCGGTCGATCAGATACTGATGCTGCGCGACGGGGGTGTGCACATGCTTGGCAGCCGCGACGAAGTGTTCGCCGCGCTGCGCAAGGCCGCGGTGATTCCGGCAACGGCTGCGGCACCGCTGGCTTCGGTCAAAGTACGGGAGTAA
- a CDS encoding HlyD family type I secretion periplasmic adaptor subunit, translated as MQMTQHAELIPAESSHLIDLDAGRPVRWGVWLVIAGFGGFLLWSCLAPLDAGVVATGTVKVTSNRKAVQHLSGGTVEAIMVREGDVVKKGQEVVRLDALRAVAEQGALSAQYIVSKTVENRLEAERDGRDTVTFDPALLEHYANDPRLLAAMDLQQRLLDTRRAGLAGELSILEENLTASAVQLKGLQQVYGARASQIGFLNQELQGTRVLAAEGYVPRNRLLELERSNADLSAGQAENLNNIARARSQATEIKLRILQRQHDYLKEVESQLTDTAKENTTLADRLRALDYEVTHTVIRSPIDGMVQGLSIATVGGIIQPGAKIMEVVPLDQPLQVDAMIPVQAIDKMVPGLAVDIAFPAFNHAQTPNIPGRVKTISADRLLDEESKQPFYLAQVEVTPAGMGLLGSNHIRPGMPATVTIKTGERNLLSYLLKPMLERVDAAFKEQ; from the coding sequence ATGCAGATGACTCAACATGCCGAACTGATCCCCGCCGAGAGCAGCCACCTGATCGATCTGGACGCGGGCCGCCCGGTACGCTGGGGCGTATGGCTGGTCATCGCCGGCTTCGGCGGTTTCCTGCTGTGGTCCTGCCTGGCGCCACTGGACGCCGGCGTGGTCGCCACCGGTACGGTCAAGGTCACCAGCAACCGAAAGGCAGTCCAGCACCTGAGCGGTGGCACCGTTGAAGCGATCATGGTGCGCGAAGGCGATGTGGTGAAGAAAGGCCAGGAAGTGGTGCGCCTCGATGCCCTGCGTGCGGTGGCCGAGCAAGGCGCACTCAGCGCCCAGTACATCGTCAGCAAGACCGTGGAAAACCGCCTGGAAGCCGAGCGCGATGGCCGCGATACCGTCACGTTCGACCCCGCCCTGCTTGAACACTACGCCAATGACCCACGCCTGCTGGCCGCCATGGACCTGCAACAGCGCCTGCTCGATACCCGCCGCGCGGGCCTTGCCGGTGAACTGAGCATCCTTGAAGAAAACCTCACGGCCTCGGCAGTGCAACTGAAGGGCCTGCAGCAGGTGTACGGCGCCCGCGCCTCGCAGATCGGCTTCCTCAACCAGGAACTGCAAGGCACCCGGGTCCTGGCCGCCGAAGGTTATGTACCCCGCAACCGCCTGCTGGAGCTGGAACGCAGCAATGCCGACCTGTCCGCCGGCCAGGCCGAAAACCTCAACAACATTGCCCGGGCGCGCAGCCAGGCCACCGAGATCAAGCTGCGCATTCTGCAGCGCCAGCACGACTACCTGAAGGAGGTGGAGTCGCAACTGACCGATACCGCCAAGGAAAACACCACCCTGGCCGACCGCTTGCGCGCACTGGACTATGAAGTGACCCACACGGTGATCCGCTCGCCGATCGACGGCATGGTCCAGGGCCTGAGCATCGCCACGGTCGGCGGCATCATCCAGCCCGGGGCCAAGATCATGGAAGTGGTACCGCTCGACCAGCCGCTGCAGGTCGATGCGATGATCCCGGTGCAGGCGATCGACAAGATGGTCCCAGGCCTTGCCGTGGACATCGCCTTCCCGGCCTTCAACCATGCGCAGACGCCGAACATTCCCGGCCGGGTAAAAACCATTTCCGCCGACCGGCTGCTCGACGAAGAAAGCAAGCAGCCGTTCTACCTGGCCCAGGTGGAAGTGACGCCGGCCGGCATGGGCTTGCTGGGCAGCAACCACATCCGCCCCGGCATGCCCGCCACCGTCACCATCAAGACCGGCGAGCGCAACCTGCTCAGCTACCTGCTCAAACCAATGCTCGAACGTGTGGACGCCGCGTTCAAGGAGCAATGA
- a CDS encoding TolC family outer membrane protein, whose product MKRPCLMVCLLGVAVQASAMDLKQAWDLLQYQGPIYRAAVHEKQAGGENRAIGEAGLLPQINASAYFNQVNGSQRQNGQDNDLDYDSKGANVRLRQPLFNKQKMAEYRQGQQRADYSVAVFDAKSQDAAVRLADAYFDVLLASETITLAKAKLSAFEEQLASAKRRMELGAGTITDVDESVARRDLAEADLIDAQDNLVNARRKLEEYIGETPQALTTLQAGFSTPPLMPGNLQEWLVKAQADSPLIHARRHSYALAEEEVNRARSGHYPTLDFVAGYTAGSSQSISELNQRNHYSSIGLELNIPLYSGGSTSALSRQASANSSKALDELDATRQEVISNTTREYRGVQSGALRIQALEKAVASNERSLTSTRKGFKEGGTSTNSDVLNAEELLYDARHDLFEAKLNYLMSRLRLASSVGSLGDDDIEQINDYLGPELIVSN is encoded by the coding sequence ATGAAACGCCCATGCCTGATGGTGTGCCTGCTGGGAGTTGCCGTACAGGCCAGTGCCATGGACCTGAAGCAAGCCTGGGACCTGTTGCAGTACCAGGGCCCGATCTACCGCGCTGCCGTGCATGAAAAACAAGCCGGTGGCGAAAACCGCGCCATCGGCGAGGCCGGCCTGCTGCCGCAGATCAACGCCTCGGCCTACTTCAACCAGGTCAATGGCAGCCAGCGCCAGAATGGCCAGGACAATGACCTCGACTATGACTCCAAGGGCGCCAACGTGCGCCTGCGCCAGCCGTTGTTCAACAAACAGAAGATGGCCGAGTACCGCCAGGGCCAGCAACGAGCCGACTACAGCGTGGCGGTGTTCGACGCCAAGAGCCAGGACGCAGCGGTGCGCCTGGCCGACGCTTACTTCGACGTGCTGCTGGCCAGCGAAACCATCACCCTGGCCAAGGCCAAGCTGAGCGCTTTCGAAGAACAGCTGGCATCGGCGAAGCGGCGCATGGAACTGGGCGCCGGCACCATCACCGACGTCGACGAGTCGGTGGCCCGCCGCGACCTGGCCGAGGCCGACCTGATCGACGCCCAGGACAACCTGGTCAATGCCCGGCGCAAGCTGGAGGAATACATTGGTGAAACCCCGCAGGCGTTGACCACCCTGCAGGCGGGCTTCAGCACCCCGCCGCTGATGCCGGGCAACCTGCAGGAGTGGCTGGTCAAGGCCCAGGCTGACAGCCCACTGATTCATGCACGCCGGCACAGCTACGCGCTGGCCGAGGAAGAAGTCAACCGCGCCCGCTCCGGGCATTACCCGACCTTGGATTTCGTGGCGGGTTACACCGCGGGCAGCAGCCAGTCGATTTCCGAGCTGAACCAGCGCAACCACTACAGCTCGATCGGGCTGGAGCTGAACATCCCGCTGTACAGCGGTGGCAGCACCAGTGCCCTGTCCCGCCAGGCCAGCGCCAACAGTTCCAAGGCCCTGGATGAGCTGGACGCCACTCGCCAGGAGGTGATTTCCAACACGACCCGCGAATACCGTGGCGTGCAGAGTGGCGCCCTGCGCATTCAGGCACTGGAAAAGGCCGTGGCCTCCAACGAGCGTTCGCTGACCTCGACCCGCAAGGGCTTCAAGGAAGGTGGTACCAGCACCAACTCGGATGTGCTCAATGCCGAGGAGCTGCTGTATGACGCCCGCCATGACCTGTTCGAGGCCAAGCTCAACTACCTGATGTCGCGCCTGCGGCTGGCCTCGTCGGTGGGCAGCCTGGGGGATGATGATATCGAGCAGATCAATGATTACCTGGGGCCGGAGCTGATAGTCAGCAATTGA
- a CDS encoding sensor domain-containing diguanylate cyclase — MPVDLQALYPRLIHLMLDTVFVVDRDNQIVFVSDACKTLLGYEACELIGTPITRYMHPDDLAATRASIMRVMNGQPHYDFCNRYLRKDGSVVHILWAACWSEEAQARIGVARDVTAQRKAEDELRFLAHHDPLTRLANRAMFNERLDTALAAARRHNRRLALLFLDINDFKQINDNHGHSVGDRVLCTLARRLERCVGAAGTVARMGGDEFTVLLPDCPSPEAIATHVQHILAVMAEPLDAEFAGIDAPSCSIGVARFPEDGNDADMLLRHADGHMYRIKRQRAATG, encoded by the coding sequence ATGCCCGTAGACCTGCAAGCGTTGTATCCCAGGCTGATCCACCTGATGCTGGACACGGTATTCGTGGTCGACAGGGACAACCAGATCGTGTTCGTCAGTGATGCCTGCAAGACACTGCTGGGCTACGAGGCCTGCGAACTGATCGGCACGCCGATTACCCGCTACATGCACCCTGACGACCTCGCGGCCACGCGCGCCTCGATCATGCGGGTGATGAACGGCCAGCCGCACTACGACTTTTGCAACCGTTACCTTCGCAAGGATGGCAGCGTGGTGCACATTCTGTGGGCGGCCTGCTGGTCCGAGGAGGCCCAAGCGCGTATCGGCGTGGCGCGGGACGTTACCGCCCAGCGCAAGGCCGAAGACGAACTGCGCTTCCTCGCCCATCATGACCCGCTGACCCGGCTGGCCAACCGCGCCATGTTCAATGAACGGCTGGACACTGCCCTGGCCGCGGCCCGGCGTCACAACCGCAGGCTGGCCTTGCTGTTCCTCGATATCAATGACTTCAAGCAGATCAACGACAACCACGGCCACAGCGTGGGTGACCGGGTACTGTGCACGCTGGCCCGCCGCCTGGAACGCTGCGTAGGGGCGGCTGGCACGGTAGCGCGGATGGGCGGCGACGAATTCACCGTGCTGTTGCCCGACTGCCCGTCGCCGGAGGCCATTGCCACGCACGTACAGCACATTCTCGCGGTTATGGCCGAACCGCTCGACGCCGAATTTGCCGGCATCGATGCACCGTCCTGCAGTATTGGCGTGGCCCGCTTTCCCGAAGACGGCAACGATGCCGACATGTTACTGCGCCATGCTGACGGGCACATGTACCGAATCAAGCGCCAACGCGCTGCGACTGGCTGA
- the chrA gene encoding chromate efflux transporter, whose amino-acid sequence MAEHLQETAGQTPASVGLGQALLFWLKLGFVSFGGPAGQIAIMHQELVERRRWISERRFLHALNYCMLLPGPEAQQLATYIGWLMHRTWGGVIAGALFVLPSLFILIGLSWVYLTWSEVPVVAGIFEGIKPAVTAIVVHAAHRIGTRALKNGWLWAIAAASFVAIFALDVPFPLIVLAAALLGYVGGRLRPAQFAPGGGHSAVRARQRPALIDDDTPIPAHACFSWGRLVTLLLTVASLWLLPMGLLMATFGWHGTLTQMGWFFTKAALLTFGGAYAVLPYVYQGAVGHYGWLSPTQMIDGLALGETTPGPLIMVVAFVGFVGGYLQPMFGAHQAFLAGAVAAGLVTWFTFLPSFLFILAGGPLVESTHNELKFTAPLTGITAAVVGVILNLALFFGYHVLWPDGFDGAFHWSSAVIALAAAVALFRYKRGVIHVLIGCAVAGLALHLFR is encoded by the coding sequence ATGGCTGAACACCTGCAAGAAACTGCCGGGCAAACACCCGCCTCTGTCGGCCTTGGCCAGGCATTGCTGTTCTGGCTGAAGCTGGGTTTCGTCAGTTTCGGCGGCCCGGCCGGGCAGATTGCGATCATGCACCAGGAGCTGGTGGAGCGGCGCCGCTGGATCAGTGAGCGGCGTTTCCTGCATGCCCTCAACTACTGCATGTTGCTGCCCGGGCCCGAAGCCCAGCAACTGGCCACCTACATCGGCTGGCTGATGCACCGCACCTGGGGCGGGGTGATTGCCGGCGCTCTGTTCGTGCTCCCGTCGCTGTTCATCCTGATCGGCCTGTCGTGGGTGTACCTGACCTGGAGCGAAGTACCGGTGGTCGCCGGGATTTTCGAAGGGATCAAGCCGGCCGTGACCGCCATCGTCGTGCATGCCGCCCACCGCATTGGCACGCGGGCGCTGAAGAACGGCTGGTTATGGGCCATTGCCGCGGCCTCGTTCGTGGCCATTTTCGCGCTTGACGTCCCCTTCCCGCTGATCGTGCTGGCGGCCGCACTGCTGGGTTATGTCGGCGGCCGGCTGCGGCCAGCACAGTTCGCGCCCGGTGGGGGCCACAGCGCAGTCAGGGCCCGCCAGCGCCCGGCACTGATCGACGACGATACCCCGATACCCGCGCACGCCTGCTTCAGCTGGGGCCGCCTGGTGACCTTGCTGCTGACGGTTGCGTCGCTTTGGCTTCTGCCCATGGGCCTGCTGATGGCGACCTTTGGCTGGCACGGCACACTGACGCAAATGGGCTGGTTCTTCACCAAGGCGGCGCTGCTGACCTTCGGCGGTGCCTATGCGGTGCTGCCCTATGTCTATCAAGGGGCTGTCGGCCACTATGGCTGGCTGTCACCGACGCAGATGATCGATGGCCTGGCGCTGGGCGAGACCACGCCCGGGCCGCTGATCATGGTGGTGGCCTTCGTCGGTTTCGTCGGTGGCTACCTGCAGCCGATGTTCGGCGCCCACCAGGCGTTCCTCGCGGGCGCAGTGGCAGCGGGCCTGGTGACCTGGTTCACCTTCCTGCCCTCGTTCCTGTTCATCCTCGCCGGAGGCCCGCTGGTGGAGTCGACCCACAACGAACTGAAGTTCACCGCCCCACTGACCGGGATCACTGCGGCGGTGGTGGGGGTAATCCTCAACCTTGCGCTGTTCTTCGGCTACCACGTGCTGTGGCCGGACGGGTTCGATGGCGCGTTCC